A region from the Benincasa hispida cultivar B227 chromosome 12, ASM972705v1, whole genome shotgun sequence genome encodes:
- the LOC120067913 gene encoding dof zinc finger protein DOF1.8-like, with amino-acid sequence MEEINPNPCILEMKKKSTKPPKEPLNCPRCKSNNTKFCYYNNYSLTQPRYFCKSCRRYWTEGGSLRNVPIGGGSRKNRSKSSTTISISSAPSSSSSSSDHFNNNNNPKLPNYPSSQFSTQNPIGLRDFNLAFPKVENVNNSYNCGIGNFRGLSTFIPNLMPNSNNNNANLGINSNSDQYPTGFSLPDIDEFKPSLGIHSVDGFGDGRNLLPFQELNQQTAAPNEGDHQNERQQGINISTGYWSGMLGGGSL; translated from the coding sequence ATGGAAGAGATAAACCCTAATCCATGCATAttggagatgaagaagaaatcaACAAAGCCTCCTAAAGAGCCATTGAATTGTCCAAGATGCAAGTCTAACAACACAAAATTTTGTTATTACAACAATTACAGCCTCACACAACCAAGATACTTTTGTAAGTCTTGTAGAAGGTATTGGACTGAAGGTGGGTCCCTCAGAAATGTCCCAATTGGAGGAGGCTCAAGAAAGAACAGatcaaaatcatcaacaacaatTTCTATTTCTTCAGCTCCTTCTTCATCCTCATCTTCATCTGATCAtttcaacaacaacaacaacccaaaattaCCAAATTACCCTTCATCTCAATTTTCTACTCAAAACCCAATTGGATTAAGAGATTTTAACCTTGCTTTCCCTAAGGTTGAAAATGTCAACAATAGTTATAATTGTGGAATTGGTAATTTTAGGGGTTTGAGTACTTTTATCCCAAATCTAATGCCAAAttccaataataataatgctaATTTGGGGATTAATAGTAATAGTGATCAATACCCAACTGGGTTTTCTTTGCCTGATATTGATGAGTTTAAGCCAAGTTTGGGTATTCATTCTGTTGATGGGTTTGGAGATGGAAGAAATTTGCTTCCTTTTCAAGAATTGAACCAACAAACTGCTGCCCCAAATGAAGGTGATCATCAAAATGAAAGGCAACAAGGAATTAATATTTCAACTGGATATTGGAGTGGGATGCTTGGGGGTGGATCATTGTAA